A section of the Alkalihalobacillus sp. LMS39 genome encodes:
- a CDS encoding PadR family transcriptional regulator, with amino-acid sequence MSSSQILKGILEGCLLSIIGKGETYGYEMMEKLNAYGFTMVSEGSIYPLLLRMKKEGLVTTSQKELPSGGPKRKYYSLTEKGHEELEEFKKRWSDIASSVNKLLGEEG; translated from the coding sequence ATGTCTTCTAGTCAAATTTTAAAAGGAATATTAGAGGGGTGTCTACTTTCTATTATCGGTAAAGGGGAGACGTACGGGTATGAAATGATGGAAAAATTAAATGCCTATGGTTTTACAATGGTGAGCGAAGGAAGCATTTACCCTTTATTATTGCGCATGAAAAAAGAAGGGCTTGTCACGACAAGTCAAAAAGAACTTCCATCTGGAGGACCGAAACGAAAATACTATTCTTTAACTGAAAAAGGACATGAAGAATTAGAAGAATTTAAAAAGCGCTGGAGTGATATTGCATCTAGTGTCAATAAATTATTAGGAGAGGAAGGATAA
- a CDS encoding plasmid pRiA4b ORF-3 family protein, producing MLIQCTKKLLTELKIKPDPVTEEQQQLPLLSWHANLVTMARKKTVVLMNDSNRYVLVLHGLKAKDLSKIGELIVQAIRETWLEEGIKEEVIEEYLSRSTEITFTTTKDRKSVARLNKACEYAGYFEHLLIPSAVVQPAVGKKGSRVLAGDGKDFIDPYKELYRDLKELVGVPIFDGQAVVLHVTLNLENHKVWRRVVVPRKISFPELHSVLQKVFDWSDYHLHEFQIFKSQPTAITNAVRNKERKPTVNLVCTEEALSYDVGVPQKMETDEILADYLPAEIVYIYDFGDGWEHHIVVEKFVDDYEYNHAMCLDGEGRTPPEDVGGEPGYESFLAIMSDPNHPDHKYMMEWAEDQGYSDFNMKMINHILSGASLR from the coding sequence TTGCTCATTCAATGTACAAAAAAACTATTAACAGAACTAAAAATAAAACCAGATCCTGTAACAGAGGAACAACAACAGCTACCATTGCTTTCGTGGCATGCAAACCTAGTTACGATGGCAAGGAAAAAAACGGTAGTTCTCATGAATGATAGCAATCGCTATGTCCTAGTGTTACACGGTTTAAAAGCGAAAGACTTATCGAAAATTGGTGAACTCATTGTTCAAGCGATTCGAGAAACTTGGCTTGAAGAGGGTATAAAAGAAGAGGTCATTGAGGAGTATCTTTCACGCTCAACAGAAATCACATTTACCACAACGAAAGATCGAAAGTCAGTTGCTAGATTAAATAAAGCATGTGAATATGCTGGCTATTTTGAACATTTACTTATTCCATCTGCTGTAGTCCAACCTGCTGTTGGCAAAAAAGGGAGTCGTGTGTTAGCTGGTGATGGGAAAGATTTCATTGATCCATACAAAGAACTGTATAGAGATTTAAAAGAGCTTGTAGGTGTTCCTATCTTTGACGGACAAGCTGTTGTGTTACATGTGACATTAAATTTAGAAAATCATAAAGTGTGGCGGCGAGTCGTTGTTCCACGAAAAATTTCTTTTCCGGAGCTACATAGTGTCCTTCAAAAGGTGTTTGACTGGAGCGATTATCATCTCCATGAGTTTCAAATCTTTAAGAGCCAGCCAACAGCAATAACGAATGCAGTGCGGAATAAAGAGCGAAAGCCAACTGTTAATCTCGTGTGTACAGAAGAAGCGTTAAGCTATGATGTAGGTGTCCCGCAAAAAATGGAGACAGACGAAATTCTTGCTGACTACTTACCAGCTGAGATTGTGTACATTTACGATTTCGGAGACGGCTGGGAGCATCATATTGTTGTGGAAAAGTTTGTTGATGATTATGAATACAACCATGCGATGTGCCTCGATGGTGAAGGTAGGACCCCTCCTGAAGATGTTGGAGGAGAACCGGGGTATGAATCGTTTTTGGCAATTATGTCAGATCCAAACCATCCCGATCACAAATATATGATGGAATGGGCTGAAGATCAGGGATATAGTGATTTTAATATGAAAATGATAAATCACATATTAAGTGGGGCGTCGTTAAGGTAA
- a CDS encoding plasmid pRiA4b ORF-3 family protein: MDREKSVIWRTVVVPEKMTLRTLHKGIQILFGWESVHSHEFKRKQNEESIISNLDEEREVRVSDVLAAGDISYCYYADTTWEVHISIEKRIDDYDVNYPTCTGGKGGSPMDCSIELLLDPSQKVRRFNITSVNEQLIELAL; encoded by the coding sequence ATGGATAGAGAAAAGTCTGTCATTTGGAGAACTGTAGTCGTTCCTGAAAAAATGACATTAAGAACTTTACATAAAGGCATCCAAATATTGTTTGGTTGGGAAAGTGTTCATTCGCATGAGTTTAAGAGGAAACAAAACGAAGAGTCTATTATTTCTAATTTAGATGAAGAAAGAGAAGTTAGGGTGTCTGATGTATTAGCAGCTGGAGACATTTCGTATTGCTATTATGCTGATACAACATGGGAAGTTCATATTTCTATTGAGAAACGGATAGATGATTATGATGTGAACTATCCAACTTGCACCGGAGGAAAAGGCGGGTCCCCAATGGATTGCTCTATAGAGTTGTTGCTGGATCCAAGTCAAAAGGTAAGAAGATTTAATATTACTAGCGTCAATGAGCAACTGATAGAATTAGCGTTGTAA